The Herbiconiux sp. SALV-R1 nucleotide sequence CCGGCACCGACCCCGTGAACGGCTATGGTCTCGGTCTCGACGCCACCGCCATCTCGAACCTCATCGGGCTCTACCTGGTGTCGATGATCGTGGGCGCGCTGCTGTTCCCCGTGGTCTCGAACCTCACCACGCCGCGCATCACCCTCATCGGGGCGGCGGCATTGGTGGGCGTCGGCTACGCGCTGTTCCTGCCCTTCCACGTCGAGACCTGGCAGGTGTTCGTGAACATGGCGGTGGCGGGCGTGGGCTCGGGGGCTCTCGTCGGTGCCATGCCGGCCGCGGCGGCGGCCGCCGCTCCGCTCGGCCAGACCGGCATCGCCTCGGCCCTCACGAACACGACGAAGACGATCGGCGGGTCGTTCGCCTCCGCCGTGTTCGGTGTCGTGCTCTTCCAGGGTGCGGCGAGCGCCGTCACGGCCACCGCATCCAGTCTCTCCGGCTACATGACGGTGTGGGCGGTGTGCGCGGGCGGCGCGTTCGTGGCGGCGGTGATGCTGCTGTTCGTGCCGAAGCTCGCCTTCGGCGACCCCCAGCAGCCCGCCCCCGCGCTGCCTACTCCTTGACCTTCAGCTCACCCCGGGCGACCTTGTAGACCGCCGACTGCGCCACCGGCTTGATCACCACGAGGTCGAGGCTCACGTGCGGCGGCATGGTGAGCATGGCCGTGATGGTGGCGGCCACGTCGTCGGCGCTCAGCGGGTCGGGCACGTTCTGGTAGACGGAGTCGGCGCGATCCTGGTCGCCCTTGAAGCGGTTGAGCGAGAACTCCTCGGTCTTCACCATGCCCGGAGCGATCTCGAGCACGCGGATGGGTTCGCCCGAGAGCTCGAGCCGCAGCACGTCGACGAGCGAGTGCACCGCGAACTTCGCGGCGTTGTAGCCCCCGCCGCCCTCGTACGACCAGTGTGCGGCCGTGGAGCTGACGGTGAGGATGTCGGCCGAGCCGCCCGGTTCGACCGAGGCGCGCAGCAACGGCAGCAGGGCGCTCGTCACCCGGCGCACGGCGAGCACGTTCACGTCGAACATCCACTGCCAGTCGGCGGTGGAGCCGTTCTCCACCGAGTCCATGCCCGCGGCTCCGCCGGCGTTGTTGACCAGGGCGCCCACTCCGCCGGTGGCGGCGAGGTACTCGCGTAGCGCCTCGACGTCGGTGTCGGAGGTGACGTCGGCGACGAAGTACTCCGCGCCGGTCTCGGCGGCGAGCTCCTTCAGCCTGTCCTCCCGGCGGGCCACGCCCACCACCGGCCATCCCGCACTGCGGAGCGCGCGCACCGTCGCCGCCCCGATGCCCGAACTCGCCCCTGTGACCACCGCGCGCTTCATCAGCGTCCTCTCACGACGACCGGGACCACCCCGGTCCCTTCCGTACCCTCAAAGGTAGTCTGGAATGATGTCGTCTCCGGTCGCCGCAGCCCCCCGCACCCCGCGTCGACCGGTGCGCATGCCGCTTTGGGACAACGCGCGCTTCGTCGCCATCACCCTCGTGGTGATGGGCCACGCCATCCTCAAGCTGATCGCCGAGTCCGACCCCGCCTACGGCGTCTACCTCTTCATCTACGCCTTCCACGTCCCCGTCTTCGTGGCGGTCGCGGGCTACTTCGCCAAGGCCACACCGCCCGGCGTCAAGCAGCTGAAGAAGCTCGTCACCGACCTCGCGCTCCCCTACCTCATCTTCGAGGTCATCTGGACGGTCATCCGCGCCCTCGTCACCGGCCGCTTCAACCCCGATCTCGCCACTCCGTCGTGGACCCTGTGGTTCCTCCTCGCCCTCATCATCTGGCGGGTCGCCCTGCCCTACCTCGCGCTGCTGCGCTTCCCGCTCGTCATCGCCGTCGTCATCTCGGTGGCGAGCGGCTACCTCCCTGCCGTCGGCAGCGTCTTCGCCCTCGACCGCACTCTCGCGCTCCTGCCCTT carries:
- a CDS encoding SDR family oxidoreductase, translating into MKRAVVTGASSGIGAATVRALRSAGWPVVGVARREDRLKELAAETGAEYFVADVTSDTDVEALREYLAATGGVGALVNNAGGAAGMDSVENGSTADWQWMFDVNVLAVRRVTSALLPLLRASVEPGGSADILTVSSTAAHWSYEGGGGYNAAKFAVHSLVDVLRLELSGEPIRVLEIAPGMVKTEEFSLNRFKGDQDRADSVYQNVPDPLSADDVAATITAMLTMPPHVSLDLVVIKPVAQSAVYKVARGELKVKE